Proteins from one Triticum aestivum cultivar Chinese Spring chromosome 7A, IWGSC CS RefSeq v2.1, whole genome shotgun sequence genomic window:
- the LOC123150617 gene encoding GDSL esterase/lipase At5g45910 (The sequence of the model RefSeq protein was modified relative to this genomic sequence to represent the inferred CDS: added 78 bases not found in genome assembly): MARTSSSPTATRLPLLLVLLSSLALQAAAQKYNAVYSFGDSITDTGNLCTNGRPSAITFTQPPYGETYFGSPTCRCSDGRVIVDFLSTKYSLPFLPPSKSTSADFKKGANMAITGATAMDAPFFRSLGLSDKIWNNGPISFQLQWFQTITSSVCGSSCKSYLANSLFIFGEFGGNDYNAMLFGNYNTDQASTYAPQIVDTIGAGVEKLVAMGAVDVVVPGVLPIGCFPIYLTIYGTSSAADYDALGCLKKFNDLSTYHNSLLQAKVTSLQAKYKSARIMYADFYAGVYDMVRSPSKYGFSSVFEACCGSGGGKYNYANSARCGMSGASACASPASHLSWDGIHLTEAAYKQITDGWLNGAFCHPGISH; encoded by the exons GCGGCGGCGCAGAAGTACAATGCGGTGTACAGCTTCGGCGACTCGATCACGGACACAGGGAACCTGTGCACCAACGGGCGGCCCTCGGCGATCACCTTCACGCAGCCGCCCTACGGGGAGACCTACTTCGGGAGCCCCACCTGCCGCTGCTCCGACGGCCGCGTCATCGTCGACTTCCTCAGCACCAAGTACAGCCTCCCCTTCCTGCCCCCCTCCAAGTCCACCTCCGCCGACTTCAAGAAGGGCGCCAACATggccatcaccggcgccaccgccaTGGACGCCCCCTTCTTCCGCTCCCTCGGCCTCTCCGACAAGATCTGGAACAACGGGCCCATCAGCTTCCAGCTCCAGTGGTTCCAGACCATCACCTCCTCCGTCTGCGGCAGCA GCTGCAAGAGCTACCTGGCGAACTCGCTCTTCATCTTCGGGGAGTTCGGGGGGAACGACTACAACGCGATGCTGTTCGGCAACTACAACACGGACCAGGCGAGCACGTACGCGCCGCAGATCGTGGACACCATCGGCGCCGGCGTGGAGAAGCTGGTCGCGATGGGGGCGGTGGACGTGGTGGTGCCCGGGGTGCTCCCCATCGGCTGCTTCCCCATCTACCTCACCATCTACGGCACCTCCAGCGCCGCCGACTACGACGCCCTCGGCTGCCTCAAGAAGTTCAACGACCTCTCCACGTACCACAACAGCCTGCTGCAGGCCAAGGTCACGAGCCTCCAGGCCAAGTACAAGTCGGCGCGCATCATGTACGCTGACTTCTACGCCGGCGTCTACGACATGGTCCGGAGCCCCAGCAAATACG GGTTCAGCTCGGTGTTCGAGGCGTGCTGCGGGTCGGGGGGAGGCAAGTACAACTACGCCAACAGCGCGCGGTGCGGCATGTCGGGCGCCTCCGCCTGCGCCAGCCCGGCGTCGCACCTCAGCTGGGACGGCATCCACCTCACCGAGGCCGCGTACAAGCAGATCACCGACGGATGGCTCAACGGCGCCTTCTGCCACCCCGGCATCTCCCACTAG